The Nocardioides sp. S5 genome includes a window with the following:
- a CDS encoding MFS transporter, with the protein MQRTTPAWATILVLSLCGMVSALQFTLVIPLLPEFPQLLGISTSDSSWLVTATLLTAAVGTPIIARMADMYGKRRMLLVSLGAMILGSVICALEVSFVTMIVGRALQGFGAALIAVGISILRDKLPPERIGTAVALMSATMGIGSALGLPLAGVLSDWLGWHSIFWFGAVTGAVLVVALLVVVEESPVRTPGRFDVTGAVILSSALVCLLLPISKGNTWGWDSPAVVGLLVASVLLLALWVPLELRVNQPMVDLRTSAQRPVLMTNLASIFAGTAMFVNMLVTVQVLQQPTATGAGFGLGVTAAGLAMVPSGLAMVAMSPISGWSLARWGGRVVLIVGAGLMALTYLGRVFYADSVAAIVVGSTLVGIGTALAFAAMPTLIMSSVPITETASANGLNSLVRSIGTSLASTLVAAIMASYTVEVGGASFASEDAFRAVLVLGAVAATTCVALAALIPSDRRLHLERELARAQGREKHEAVVRGQVHLARHDDRARGTILVSVLDVHGEQLDWSRADNTGRYTIVLPGPGTYVVIANAVGWAPEATVFDFVGGEVEQDLTLAHELTVSGVVTSDGRPAAGALVALSEAMGKQVGSTHCDDAGRYVFQLPPTGRYVFTAFDARTGSARARKVTLTIESEVVDIDIPVAAAQLAT; encoded by the coding sequence ATGCAACGCACCACCCCGGCCTGGGCGACCATCCTCGTGCTGTCCCTGTGCGGGATGGTCTCGGCACTGCAGTTCACGTTGGTGATCCCGCTGCTGCCGGAGTTCCCCCAGCTCCTGGGCATCTCGACCTCGGACTCGTCCTGGCTGGTCACCGCCACGCTGCTGACGGCCGCCGTGGGCACGCCGATCATCGCCCGGATGGCCGACATGTACGGCAAGAGGCGGATGCTGCTGGTCTCGCTCGGGGCGATGATCCTCGGCTCGGTGATCTGCGCCCTGGAGGTCTCGTTCGTGACGATGATCGTCGGGCGGGCGCTCCAGGGCTTCGGCGCAGCGCTGATCGCGGTCGGCATCAGCATCCTGCGCGACAAGCTCCCACCCGAGCGCATCGGCACCGCCGTGGCGCTGATGAGCGCGACCATGGGCATCGGGTCCGCGCTCGGGCTACCCCTGGCGGGGGTGCTGAGCGACTGGCTGGGCTGGCACTCGATCTTCTGGTTCGGCGCCGTGACGGGCGCCGTGCTCGTCGTCGCACTGCTCGTCGTGGTCGAGGAGTCGCCGGTCCGTACGCCCGGGAGGTTCGACGTGACGGGGGCCGTGATCCTCTCCTCGGCCCTGGTCTGCCTCCTCCTGCCCATCTCCAAGGGCAACACCTGGGGCTGGGACTCGCCCGCGGTCGTCGGCCTGCTCGTGGCTTCGGTCCTGCTGCTGGCGCTCTGGGTGCCGCTGGAGCTGCGCGTCAACCAGCCGATGGTCGACCTCCGCACCAGTGCGCAACGGCCGGTGCTGATGACCAACCTCGCCTCGATCTTCGCCGGCACGGCGATGTTCGTGAACATGCTGGTCACGGTGCAGGTGCTCCAGCAGCCGACCGCAACGGGCGCCGGATTCGGGCTCGGCGTGACGGCCGCGGGGCTCGCGATGGTGCCGTCCGGGCTCGCGATGGTGGCGATGTCGCCCATCTCGGGGTGGTCCCTGGCCCGCTGGGGGGGCCGCGTGGTGCTGATCGTCGGTGCCGGGCTGATGGCTCTCACCTACCTCGGCCGCGTCTTCTACGCCGACTCGGTGGCCGCGATCGTGGTCGGCTCCACGCTGGTCGGGATCGGCACCGCCCTGGCCTTCGCCGCGATGCCGACGCTCATCATGTCCTCGGTCCCGATCACCGAGACCGCGTCGGCCAACGGCCTCAACTCCTTGGTCCGGTCGATCGGCACCTCGCTCGCGAGCACCCTGGTCGCGGCGATCATGGCCAGCTACACGGTCGAGGTCGGCGGCGCGTCCTTCGCCAGCGAGGACGCCTTCCGAGCAGTGCTCGTGCTCGGCGCGGTGGCTGCGACGACCTGTGTCGCACTGGCGGCCCTCATCCCGTCGGACCGTCGCCTCCACCTGGAGCGGGAGCTCGCCCGCGCCCAGGGCCGGGAGAAGCACGAGGCGGTCGTCCGCGGTCAGGTCCACCTGGCTCGCCACGACGACCGCGCGCGCGGCACCATCCTGGTGTCGGTGCTCGACGTCCACGGCGAACAGCTCGACTGGAGCCGCGCCGACAACACCGGCCGGTACACGATCGTGCTGCCGGGCCCGGGCACCTACGTGGTGATCGCCAACGCGGTGGGATGGGCCCCGGAGGCCACGGTGTTCGACTTCGTCGGCGGCGAGGTCGAGCAGGACCTCACGCTCGCCCACGAGCTCACCGTCTCCGGCGTGGTCACCAGCGACGGCCGGCCCGCGGCCGGTGCACTGGTCGCCCTCAGCGAGGCGATGGGCAAGCAGGTCGGTTCCACGCACTGCGACGACGCAGGC